From the genome of Bacillota bacterium, one region includes:
- a CDS encoding site-specific integrase, with the protein MAKKKVVTVKKKKTLPEKENWEEAFQGFLLWKQAQGLSETTLDDYKKHVNLFFKRHPKAFGPKNLKAAIYVYMSEQIKPATYNLRLAYLRAFFNWCVEEGFLTENPLAKFKRRKAEGRIVNVEEESLKRLIQLPDKEAFAGLRDYALMLLTLDTGIRPKEAFSLLSEDINIRSLEVHIRSEESKTRSSRTLPIGPVTAKAIQELISSRHPDWRQKVPVFCSCEGTPLNRHTWGKRLEMYSKMLGVHIRPYDLRHAFALQYLRNGGHALALQRMMGHTDLTMTKRYVALTQGDLREQHLLASPLNNLAPQKKRVRRAKAK; encoded by the coding sequence ATGGCGAAAAAGAAAGTTGTAACTGTAAAAAAGAAAAAAACTTTGCCCGAAAAGGAAAATTGGGAGGAAGCTTTCCAGGGTTTCCTATTGTGGAAACAGGCCCAGGGATTGAGTGAAACCACGCTAGATGATTATAAGAAGCACGTTAATCTTTTTTTCAAGCGGCACCCCAAAGCGTTTGGCCCCAAGAACTTGAAGGCTGCGATTTACGTGTATATGTCTGAGCAGATCAAACCTGCCACATATAATCTGCGTTTAGCATACCTTAGGGCTTTCTTTAACTGGTGTGTTGAAGAAGGTTTCCTTACAGAGAACCCGTTAGCAAAGTTTAAACGGAGGAAAGCGGAAGGTCGCATTGTAAATGTGGAAGAAGAGAGTTTAAAACGGTTAATTCAGCTACCCGACAAAGAAGCCTTTGCAGGACTTCGCGATTATGCCCTAATGCTCCTTACGTTAGATACCGGTATACGCCCCAAAGAGGCATTCTCCTTATTGTCAGAAGATATTAATATACGGTCCCTGGAAGTGCATATCCGCTCAGAAGAGTCAAAAACCAGGTCGAGCAGGACATTGCCAATCGGACCGGTCACAGCTAAAGCAATTCAAGAATTGATATCTTCCAGGCATCCTGATTGGAGGCAGAAAGTACCTGTTTTTTGTAGTTGTGAAGGAACACCCCTAAACCGTCATACCTGGGGAAAACGGTTGGAAATGTATAGCAAAATGCTCGGGGTCCACATCCGTCCATATGATTTGCGTCATGCCTTCGCCCTGCAGTATCTGCGTAACGGTGGACACGCTCTTGCCCTCCAACGGATGATGGGTCATACAGATTTAACTATGACTAAAAGGTACGTGGCCCTTACCCAAGGGGACTTGAGGGAGCAGCACTTGTTAGCTTCTCCATTAAATAACCTTGCCCCTCAAAAGAAACGGGTTCGGAGAGCAAAGGCGAAGTAA
- a CDS encoding phage integrase family protein — protein sequence MCNLRLTDVQIGERKGTVTVQNGKGGKYREVPLNLGARKVSEAYLEERGDDGMYLFPSQRSPKTSTRAIQLMLNKYRNLTGIEVTPHTLRHTFCHELVVRKVPLDVIARLAEHMKRDGSANIVMGSTLYAAK from the coding sequence TTGTGCAATCTCAGGCTTACCGATGTACAAATTGGTGAACGTAAAGGTACGGTTACGGTACAAAACGGTAAAGGGGGTAAATACCGTGAGGTTCCGCTCAACCTGGGTGCTCGCAAGGTTTCGGAGGCTTATCTGGAGGAACGCGGAGATGACGGTATGTACCTGTTTCCTTCACAACGCTCGCCAAAGACATCGACCAGGGCAATACAGTTAATGCTCAATAAATATCGTAACCTTACAGGCATAGAGGTTACCCCGCATACCCTACGTCATACATTTTGCCATGAGTTGGTTGTACGTAAAGTACCACTGGACGTAATCGCAAGGCTGGCAGAGCATATGAAGCGGGACGGGTCCGCTAATATAGTAATGGGTAGCACGTTATACGCTGCCAAGTGA
- a CDS encoding DNA adenine methylase, which yields MMDNPIFGTGSSMRNGLKLDKVKDDINAAYDRLQTVTIESKSFEDMFRIYDSPNTFFYLDSPYRNTKGYRVGKFTDEQYELLADSCRDAKGKRLYTINDDPFIRELFQDFNIMDHEVFYSACRTSNGRRKFKELIITNYEPGELVA from the coding sequence ATGATGGATAACCCCATTTTCGGAACCGGTTCCAGTATGCGTAACGGTCTAAAATTGGATAAAGTTAAGGACGACATTAATGCTGCGTATGACCGGCTGCAAACAGTAACCATCGAGAGTAAATCCTTTGAGGATATGTTCCGGATTTACGACAGCCCGAATACTTTCTTTTACCTGGACAGCCCCTACCGAAATACAAAAGGTTACCGGGTTGGTAAGTTTACCGATGAACAGTACGAGCTGCTGGCAGACTCTTGCCGTGATGCAAAGGGGAAAAGGCTTTATACGATTAATGACGATCCCTTTATCCGGGAACTGTTCCAGGATTTTAACATAATGGACCATGAAGTTTTTTACTCTGCCTGCCGGACCAGTAACGGTCGGAGGAAGTTTAAAGAGCTGATTATTACGAATTATGAGCCTGGGGAATTGGTAGCGTAA
- a CDS encoding DUF2813 domain-containing protein, whose protein sequence is MRISRIGINNYRGIREANIDFSPFACIVGENNAGKSSILLALSLFFSGSKLSSSSEFYDDTSPIEIEVEFEGITETDLNRIPKDHRERMLELIHNEKLILIRKYATDFSPELLCKRPMPKDERFDMGHITEILKGKRGAGIEETISGYLPEYSERFEGITTQKAAKEAVESIINELPFEELELKSAALPTGIPNSIKAFLPEPILIPAVKDVTDEVKTKEAATLGKLLSILLKVVENAEEMQEVINSFDRLKALLNKSEDEAGSTVDNRLPQIKAIEELIKSYLHESFPQADLELQVPPPELKQVFSTTRVLIDDGVKDIVETKGDGIKRSVTFALLRSYVDMKIQYQNTGTETPAVTPYIFLFEEPELYLHPSAQRVLFDALYKISIDNQVVVTTHSPLFFSPVAIGTFVKVIKKYPHVGKPYGHAITVDLIRNLSAKDAFQIICYENNSAAFFAKKVVLIEGDSDLIYIKHLAKISNEEWDFDKNNIPLVIINGKGNVKRYKQFFEGFEIEVHVILDLDAILDNFDIIDVDSEITQLRQALFEVIDGIAETEGMQGDLNKNKIKEMIRGYTWKEKYTRFKELALEVAAGKQITQEESKEIELLLSKEVDEKRKEVLGKNDVKIDHKDDLLAALRNKYIYILSKGAIEEYYPEGVTGDDKPTKALNACDLIQTKEQIEDLCPEVTLSGEAMSEFEAIFKTIFE, encoded by the coding sequence TTGAGAATAAGTCGAATCGGCATCAATAATTATCGGGGGATACGCGAAGCTAACATCGATTTTTCTCCTTTCGCATGTATTGTGGGTGAAAACAACGCAGGTAAATCATCAATCTTACTAGCATTAAGTCTCTTTTTTTCAGGAAGCAAATTGTCATCTTCTTCTGAATTCTATGATGATACCAGCCCCATAGAAATCGAGGTTGAATTTGAAGGAATTACCGAAACCGACTTAAACAGAATTCCTAAAGATCATAGAGAACGTATGTTGGAGCTAATACATAATGAAAAGCTTATTCTAATTAGAAAGTATGCAACAGATTTTTCACCGGAATTATTATGCAAACGCCCAATGCCTAAAGACGAACGTTTTGATATGGGCCATATTACCGAAATATTGAAAGGTAAACGTGGAGCTGGAATTGAAGAGACTATATCCGGATACCTTCCAGAGTATTCAGAACGATTTGAAGGTATAACTACACAAAAAGCAGCAAAGGAGGCCGTAGAATCTATTATAAACGAGCTGCCTTTTGAGGAACTCGAATTAAAATCAGCGGCTTTGCCTACGGGAATACCAAATAGCATTAAGGCGTTTCTTCCAGAACCAATTCTTATTCCTGCCGTTAAAGATGTTACTGATGAAGTAAAAACTAAAGAAGCAGCTACCTTAGGAAAATTGTTATCAATTTTACTAAAAGTTGTGGAAAATGCGGAAGAAATGCAAGAGGTAATCAATTCTTTTGACCGTTTAAAAGCATTGTTAAATAAATCTGAAGATGAAGCAGGCTCTACAGTAGATAATCGTTTGCCGCAGATCAAAGCAATTGAAGAGTTGATTAAAAGTTATTTACATGAAAGTTTTCCGCAGGCTGATCTTGAGCTGCAGGTACCACCTCCAGAATTAAAACAAGTGTTTTCAACAACACGCGTTTTGATAGATGATGGTGTAAAGGATATAGTCGAAACTAAAGGAGATGGAATTAAAAGATCAGTTACTTTTGCTTTGTTACGTAGTTATGTTGACATGAAAATACAATACCAAAACACCGGTACTGAAACCCCTGCAGTTACACCATACATTTTTCTATTTGAGGAACCAGAGCTTTATCTTCATCCTTCAGCCCAACGTGTCCTTTTTGATGCATTGTATAAAATTTCCATAGATAATCAGGTAGTGGTAACAACTCATTCGCCATTATTTTTCTCACCCGTGGCCATAGGTACATTTGTAAAGGTTATAAAGAAATATCCACATGTAGGAAAGCCTTATGGACATGCTATTACTGTTGACTTGATAAGAAACCTCTCGGCTAAAGACGCCTTTCAGATTATTTGTTACGAAAACAACTCTGCAGCTTTTTTTGCTAAAAAGGTTGTATTGATAGAGGGGGACTCCGATCTTATATACATCAAACACCTAGCAAAAATATCGAATGAGGAATGGGACTTTGACAAAAATAATATTCCATTAGTAATAATTAACGGAAAGGGAAATGTTAAGAGATATAAGCAATTCTTCGAAGGTTTTGAAATAGAAGTACATGTAATTCTTGATTTGGATGCTATCTTAGATAATTTTGATATAATCGATGTGGATTCAGAAATTACGCAACTTAGACAAGCTTTATTTGAAGTTATTGATGGAATTGCCGAGACTGAAGGTATGCAAGGAGATCTTAATAAAAATAAAATTAAGGAAATGATTAGAGGATACACTTGGAAAGAAAAGTATACAAGGTTTAAAGAGCTTGCTCTAGAAGTTGCTGCTGGAAAGCAGATAACGCAAGAGGAATCAAAGGAAATTGAGTTACTTCTTTCCAAAGAAGTTGATGAAAAGCGAAAAGAAGTGCTTGGCAAAAATGATGTAAAAATAGACCATAAAGATGATTTATTAGCTGCACTACGGAATAAGTATATATACATTCTTTCAAAAGGGGCCATTGAGGAGTATTACCCTGAAGGAGTTACCGGTGATGATAAACCAACTAAAGCGTTAAATGCCTGTGACTTGATTCAGACAAAAGAACAAATTGAAGATTTATGTCCGGAAGTAACTCTTTCTGGAGAAGCAATGTCTGAGTTTGAGGCCATTTTTAAAACAATTTTCGAGTAA
- a CDS encoding TetR family transcriptional regulator — MARSKGNNLRKLPPGRPGKNLTASQKQAAELFAINDVNNYSVEDIAKKVGVSKRTVYRWKKNEEFIAFTNIVAERAMEGFLSEAYSTLKAIIRSGKSDSSKLKGIELVLKNRGLLTDVQRVEATIQDNRSDEAIDQEIEELERLLADMDSDDQQEKAE, encoded by the coding sequence ATGGCACGATCAAAGGGAAATAACCTGCGAAAGCTACCGCCTGGACGTCCCGGCAAAAATCTGACCGCTTCTCAGAAACAAGCAGCAGAACTGTTTGCCATTAACGATGTCAATAACTATTCAGTTGAGGATATCGCGAAGAAAGTCGGAGTTAGCAAGCGGACAGTATATCGTTGGAAAAAGAACGAAGAATTTATTGCCTTTACAAATATTGTAGCAGAGAGAGCAATGGAGGGCTTTTTATCCGAGGCATACTCCACGTTAAAGGCCATTATCCGTTCCGGCAAGTCTGATTCTTCGAAGCTTAAAGGAATTGAACTCGTTCTAAAGAACCGGGGCCTCTTAACCGATGTCCAACGAGTGGAGGCTACAATCCAGGACAACCGTTCTGACGAAGCCATTGACCAGGAAATCGAGGAACTGGAACGGTTGCTGGCTGATATGGACAGCGATGACCAGCAAGAAAAAGCTGAATAA
- a CDS encoding DNA adenine methylase, which produces MTLRSPIGWVGGKSKLTKILLPLFPEHKCYVEVFGGAGWVLFAKDPSKVEILNDYDEELMNFWSVVQNAQDQLIDSFEYELISRSRYNEYKEKFKAEDFDDSIERAKVFYYLVRAGFLQP; this is translated from the coding sequence TTGACTTTGAGGAGTCCGATTGGCTGGGTGGGCGGAAAAAGTAAGCTAACGAAAATCCTTCTGCCGTTATTCCCGGAACATAAGTGTTACGTTGAAGTTTTCGGTGGAGCTGGCTGGGTGTTGTTTGCTAAGGACCCCAGCAAGGTCGAGATATTAAACGATTACGACGAGGAGTTAATGAATTTCTGGTCGGTGGTGCAAAACGCCCAAGATCAGTTAATTGACAGTTTTGAATACGAGTTAATCAGTCGGTCCCGGTATAACGAGTACAAGGAAAAGTTTAAGGCCGAAGACTTTGACGATTCGATTGAAAGGGCTAAGGTCTTTTATTACCTAGTCCGGGCTGGTTTTTTGCAGCCATGA